DNA from Candidatus Cloacimonadota bacterium:
TTAATTATTTCCTGCAAAAACTTCAGATAACGTTTGATCGGTTGATACTCTGGAAATTTCTGGTAAAATTCAGTACTTTGCCTTAATTCTATCGACATAAATCGGGCGATGTGTGGTTTTTCTGTAAAAAGTTTTACATGATAATCGAAGAATTTTGTCAATCGGGCTACATAGCTGTCTTCTTCCTGGAATAGAGATTTTAATTCTTCCAATTTACCGGCTATCAGCTCATCGAAAGATCGTATCAACAAGTCATCTTTGTTATTGAAATAAAGATATACTGTGCCATCTGCTACACCAGCCTTTCTTGCAATGTCGCTGATTTTAGTTTTATGAAAACCTTTGATCGCAAAAGTTTCGATAGCAGCATCAATTATTGATTGCCGTTTTCTATTCTTCTTTTCAACCACCTTTTCAGATTGTTTTCTTATCATTCCTTCCTCCACTGAATCTTATTCAATAACGTCAAAAATGAATCTTCATTCAGGCTGTCAACCAGAATGTGAAAATAATAAAAAAGAAGGAAGACTTTCATCTTCCTCCAAAAAAATTGAGATAAAATATTTTATTTATGTTTCATTGGCAAAAGATTTGCGTGAGAAATCCACTTCCAGCCCTCTGGTGTTCTGCTGAAAACAGAAAGCCTGGCAGACTTCTTGTCATAAGTTTCCCCTTCGATGGTTTCTTTGACATGTACAAAATAGGCGACATTCATAGTATTTACATTTTTTGTAATGACAAAATCAGTTAGTTCAAAATCTCCCATATTCAAGCCTTTAACAAGTTCGATCTCATCTGCTTTGTTTCTGGTTCCATCAGCATGAATCGATTGAAAAGCGGGATCTAAAACATTATCCAAATAATCGATATTACCTGTTTTCATCGCATTCCAAACTTCTTTTACCAATACTTCACCATCGATATCTTCAGGTTGATTATCGCATGCAATAAAGCCTAGAGCAATAGCGAATGATATCAAAATGATCGGTAAAATTTTCTTCATAACACTCCCCTTACTTTTTATCGTAAATATAAAAAATAAATCCATACGAGAAAAACTCTGTTGATTTTTCATGTCAAGTAACAAAAAAACCTGCCGGTATAAATTTCCAGCAGGTTTTGTTCTAATAGTTGAAAATTCTATTTGAGTAATATCATTTTTCTGGTTTCTGAAAAACTACCAGTTTTAAGCTGATATAGATAGATCCCGGATGACTGAGATTCAGCATTCCATTCGAACTGATGAGTTCCACTATCAAAAGATTTAGATTGTAATAGCTGTCCGTTTGAATTGTAGATTGTCAATTCACCAGTATCGCCATCTGCAATCTGGAAGGAAATCTCTGTTACAGGATTAAATGGATTGGGATAGTTTTGATCTAATGAATTTAAACTTGATAATATATTTCCGGTTCCAACAGCAATTACTTCTATATAGTCAACACGAGTTCTTGTATCTGTAATTGTACCATCACTTACAGTAAGTGAAACAGTATATAAACCACCTTCGCTATATATATGTACAGGATTTTGCTCGTCACTGTCAATCGAACCATCGTTATCAAAATCCCATTCCCAGGATGTTACAGGTCCAATTGAGTCATCACTGAACTGTACTTCCAGAGGAGAATTTCCAGAAAGAGGATCAGCATGAAAATCTGCTACAACTCCTTCGCCAACTGTAATATAATCTATTTTTGTTTCTGTATCGGAATTAGCTCCATCTGATACAGTTAAAACAACTGTGTAAATTCCAGTTGTGGTATATTCATAAACTGGGTTTTGTTCATCGCTGTCAATTGAGCCATCATTATCAAAATCCCATTCCCAGGAAGTTACATTCCCAGTAGAAAGATCTGTAAAAGCTACTTCCAAAGGAGCATATCCAGATTGCGGATCAGCACTGAAATCAGCATCTAAATCTGTTTCAACTACGATGTAATCTACTTTTGTTTCTGTATCAGTGGTAGATCCATCTCCTACTGTTAAACTAACAGTATAAGTGCCAACGACATCGTAAATATAAGTTGGATTTTCTTCGCTACTGTCAATCGAACCATCATTGTCAAAATCCCACTCCCAACTTGTAATATTCCCAGTAGATTCATCGGTAAAGTTAACTTCTAAAGGAGCATTTCCGGTTAAAGGATCGGCAGAAAAATCAGCCACAAGCGGAATCGTATCGATCAAATCATCCGGAGTTCTGGGGTTAAGACCATATTCATCATAGCTATAATCTAAACAACCAATAATTTCCATCCATTCCATACCAACTGTAATTACAATCGGTGGAGTTACAGAATCCAAATAGAAGAAACCATCGTCTACCTGGCATTCTCCACTGCCGTCATCAACATACCATTCTCCATAATTATTTTGTTCTGCAGTAACTACTACATTGGAAACTGAAACCAAGCAACCTTCATACGGCTCAGCCAAAGCTGGCACAACCAGATCTAAAGTTGTAACCTGTAATGGATCGGGTACTGGATTTCCTGAACTTAAAACTGTAATTGTACAATATCCTAGCTCAGTCAATCCGTAATATTCAGATACAGTTCCCGTAACTTCTACTTCATCGCCCAAAGCAGGTCCAGCAGTATAATCGTAAACATAAATTCCATGCCAAGCTCCACCACCTGGATCACTCATGAAGAATTTATTATCCTGATTGTAATTTTCTCCTGTCACAATTCCTGTTACGGTAACTATTTGTCCATCCATTGGTGATGGATATGTTCCATCAGGACCAGGATCAGTCGTATACTGGATATCGTAAATGGTTGTAGCAAAAGCAGTAGAAACAAAAATTAAAAATAATAAAAACATGATTTTTTTCATTATAACCTCCTTGGTTAGAAAGCAAATTCAGGCAATTTATGTCAACGCAAAAAACTGAAAAACCTATGAACATTCTTCACAATCGTGATATTTACATTGATCAAAATATAGTTTAATAATCCCTTGCTGATTTATTGCTTTTCGGTTAACAATTTTTTTATATGGATCCGGCAGGAAGTTTTCCATAAAATTCGTAATGTAATTTTTGGGAAGTCCAGGATATTTTTGATAAACTTTTAAAATATTTTGTTCGAGATCAGCATAGCTCTTTTCTTTGGCATAAACTATGATAAGCGGCAAAATGATATTTACAACAATTGTATCGATCCTGGTTTTTCCCAACTTATACTTTTCGGGAAGAAAATCGGGAGTTGTTTGAAAATAGTTATAATTCTTCTTTTTCAATTCGGATAATTTGAAATTAGCAATGCTGAAGGAAAATAGCTTTAGCACCTCCTTAAATATTGAAGTTTCCAAACTTCTGTATAAAATCTCTACGACTTGTAAAATCCTGATCGCCGGGTGATTTACAGGGCGAATTCGAAACAGTTTCCAATTTATCGGAATCTGGTCTGGATTTAATTTCATTTCGTGAAACAAATCTATCCATTTATTTTTTAGTTCAAGCGGGAACGTGGAAGGCAGGTGGTTTATAAGATCTGAAGAACACAGATATAATGCAATTAAATGATCCTTCTTCATTCCATCAGTATATAATTGCTTAATTTTTTTATACGGAATCTTCATCGCTAACTGGATCATCTGATATTTGTTTTTGCTATAACCAAGTGATTCCAGCAAACCTTGATATAGCAATTGTTCGAAATCGGCAAAATAGTGTTCAGCAGTAAATCTTTTAATTTTTTTATAAAATCTTTCGTTTCCAAGTTCAATCAGGAATGATCTAAATTTTTCCTGATTCATATTATTGATCAATCGGCAGGATTTCGAAATGGTTTGCTTATTTTTACCTAAATATTTTTTGGTCAGTTTATTGATATCCTGGTTCAAAAAATCTTTCAATTCCAGAATTTCAAACTGAGTTCCATCTTCGTTGAAATTGAATTTATATTGCCCGTTGTGTTCATACACCACCTGTAAAATAACTGAATTGAAAGCAGGATTTTCATGATGCTCATGAACCTTCCAATTATAAGTTTCCAATTCGATCTCTACATCTCCTCTCATAACTTCACCATCAATTTCTATGATTGCATCTTTGAAATCGGGGCCAGAATCTGTATTCCACCTTCCAGGAAAAAGAATCTTCATTTTTTTATGGGAAATTGTTGTTAACTCTTCTACAATGTGCTGAGCATCCCAGATGTGATATAAAAAACGTTCAGTTAAATGCATAAAACCTCCAAAAAGAATAATAAGAAGATATTCCACTGCATTTTTCAGTAGAAATTATGTTTCAGCATGATGATAATTTATCTACACATCTGTTCTGCATTCTTTAAAAAACAGAAAAATGCAGAACATCTCCTCCTTAAACTGAGAAGATAATTTTTCTACCTCGAAGTAAGCATCGAGGATTTTCTGATCAATAGATAATTCTGTTATCTATGAGTTCTTTTATTTCCTGTGCTATTGACATGCTGGCAGTTAAACCAGGTGATTCAATTCCAATGCAATTTATAAAATTTGGATAGCCTTTTTCCGATTCGTCTTCAATATAGAAATCTCTGAAATCATCATTTTCAGCTTGCAGTTTCGGCCTGATTCCAGCATCATCTGGATGCAGAGTTTCAGGATCGATATCGATATATCTTTGAATTGCCTTAATAAAATCATCCTTGTGTGTATCGTCCATCATATAATCGAGTTCATCTACATAATAAGCGCTGGGACCAAATCTAACTTCTCCCATCAAATTTATCGTAAGGTGAATTCCCAGAGAAATTCCCCTGGGATCGGGAAGAGGATAAATGAGGTGTTTTATTCCTTTCAGATTGGAAGACTTGAAATATTCACCTTTGCACCAGTGCAATTCCAGTTTCTGGCGACGAATATTTATTCCAACCATGTCTGCAATTTCATCGGAAAATAGTCCAGCACAATTGATGATCGTATTTGCTTCGAAAGCTTCTCCATTTTCGAAATTTACCAGATAACCTTCATCCAGCGTATCGATTGTGATAACTTCCATATCATAAACAATAAACGCACCTTTTTTCTCAGCTTCGCTTTCCAGTCTCTGCATCAATTTGTGTGTATCTATTATTCCTGTGGAAGGTACATGAAGAGCTGCTTTTGCCTTTATATCTGGTTCAAGTTCATAGCATTCTTTCTGAGAAATAATTTTAAGATCTTTTACACCATTTTTCTCACCATTGGCTTTAAGTTTTTCCAGTTCAGGGATTTCTTCTTCGGTAGTTGCCACTACAAGTTTCCCGCAGTTATCGAATGGAATATTGTGCTGTTTGGCAAAATCATAGATCATTTCCAAACCTTGAACACAATGGATAGCCTTTTTGGAATTCTGCGGATAATAAATTCCTGAATGCAGTACTTCGCTATTTCGGCTGCTGGTGTGCCTGCCATAAGTTTCTTCCTGTTCTACCAGAACAACATCCTCATATTCTTCTGCCAATGAATTTGCAACTGCCAAGCCTACAACTCCACCACCGATGATCAAAATATCAACTTTTTCCATTTCTCACCTCAATCTGAAATATTCATATTATCAATCAGTCTTGTATTTCCTATAAAAACTGCTAAAACTATTCTGGAATTCTTTTCTGCTTTCTGCTGCGATTGCAATGTATTCGGATCGATAACTTCAATATAATCAATTCTACCATCGTTATTTTCGATCAAATTGCGCATTTCAGCAGCGATATTATCGACATCGCAAATCCCATCCTTGAACATTTTACGAGCCAGCAGAAGCGATTTATAAAGGCATAAAGCCCTTTTCCTTTGCTCAGTATTCAAATATTTATTCCTGGAACTCATAGCAAGCCCATCATTTTCACGAATCAGCGGACAGCCAATGATCTCAGTTCGAAAATTCAGATCACTACCCATCTGCTGCAGAACTTTGAGCTGTTGAAAATCCTTTTCTCCCATGAACATAAAATCGGGATCGATAATATTCATTAATTTAGTGACAATAGTTGTAACGCCGCGAAAATGATTTTTGCGTGATTTTCCACAAAGAACTTCAGTAAGATCATCTACAATTACCCAGCTTTTATAACTTTTTGGATACATCATTTCGTTGGTTGGGAAGAAAACGTAATCGACTGCTAATTCAGTCAAGAGTGAAATGTCTTTATCAAAATCACGCGGATAGCTGCCCAGATCTTCGTTGGGACCAAATTGTGTTGGATTTACATAAATACTTACAACAACAATATTCGATTTCTGTTTGGCAGCTTTGACCAAGCTTAAATGCCCTTCATGAAGGTAACCCATCGTAGGAACAAATCCGACTTTTCCTGTGGAACTTTGCCTTGCATTTCGCATTTCTGCGATGGATCTTATCACAACAGGTTTTTTGCTCATTATTTTTCCAAAGTAATAAATTTCTGGTTTAAATCGTCTTCAATTATTAAAATTTTTGCTTTATGATTTTTCATTTCTTCTTCATTCAACTGCCCGAAATTTACGATTATAACTTTATCATCCAGGCTAACTAATCGCGCCGCAGCACCGTTCACACCAATTACACCCGAACCAGCTTCACCTTCTAAAATGTAAGTAGCAAAACGGTTACCGTTGCTGATGTTGTAAACTTCCACTTTTTCATTCGGTTTCATACCGCTGGCATCCAGAAGATTTTTATCGATTGTGATACTTCCCACATAATTCAAATCTCGCATTGTTACATGAGCTCGATGAATTTTTGACAACAACATTGTTCTCAGCATTTTACCTCCTGCAGTGTTTTGATGAACTTAAGATAGGCATCATCACTCACTGCAAATCAAAAACTAATTTATTGATTTTATTATTTAAATGTCCAGATTTTTTTTGAGTGATTCTTTTGTAAACTTGTTTTTAGTTATTCTTCTATTTGCCAGGAAAGCGCTGCTGTTTGTCCTTTCTTCTCATTAACTGTTTGAAGAATAATTGCTCCGAAGATAAAGAAAAAGAGAACAGATAAAATTGCCCAGCGTTGATCACCAGTAATACGGGAAATTTCACCGTAAACCAGAGGTCCCAGAATTGATGCAATCCTGCCGGTAACAGAATAAAAGCCGAAGAATTCTGCCATTTTATCTTTTGGAGTAAGAAGTGCCAGCATCGATCTGCTGCTGGATTGACTGGAACCGATGGCAATTCCTGCCAGTATTCCTACTAAGTAAAATTCGTTTATCGATTTGCACAAAAATGCCCAGATCACAACAGCTATCCAAATGAGTAATGTGATTGTTATTGTTTTTTTTGCTCCGATTTTATCTAAAACATAACCGAATGTGAATGCTCCGATCATGGAAGTGATATTGGCGATGATAAAATAATTAATTAACTGTTTGGAACTCATATCAAAACGGGTAGATCCATAAATTGCAGCAAAACTAATGACGATGATAATTCCATCATTATAAATAAGATAGCTGATGATGAATTTGAGAAGTTCTCGAAAATTGCGAAGACTTTTCAGGCTTCGATGAATACGTTTGAAAGCTGTTTTGAAATAATTGGTTCGTTTGGAAGGTTTGCGAATTTCTTTTAATAATATAAAAGTGGGAATAGCAAAAATCCCGAAAAATGCTGCAACTGTAGGAAAAACAAGCGGAGTCCATTTATTGTGAACCAAAGGAAGAACGATAAGAAGAGAAATCATTCCACCAATATAACCAACAGCCCAACCCCAGCCGGAAACCTTCCCCATATTTTCTCGATTCGTCACGTCGGGAAGAAGTGCATTGTAAAAGACGTTT
Protein-coding regions in this window:
- a CDS encoding PKD domain-containing protein produces the protein MKKIMFLLFLIFVSTAFATTIYDIQYTTDPGPDGTYPSPMDGQIVTVTGIVTGENYNQDNKFFMSDPGGGAWHGIYVYDYTAGPALGDEVEVTGTVSEYYGLTELGYCTITVLSSGNPVPDPLQVTTLDLVVPALAEPYEGCLVSVSNVVVTAEQNNYGEWYVDDGSGECQVDDGFFYLDSVTPPIVITVGMEWMEIIGCLDYSYDEYGLNPRTPDDLIDTIPLVADFSADPLTGNAPLEVNFTDESTGNITSWEWDFDNDGSIDSSEENPTYIYDVVGTYTVSLTVGDGSTTDTETKVDYIVVETDLDADFSADPQSGYAPLEVAFTDLSTGNVTSWEWDFDNDGSIDSDEQNPVYEYTTTGIYTVVLTVSDGANSDTETKIDYITVGEGVVADFHADPLSGNSPLEVQFSDDSIGPVTSWEWDFDNDGSIDSDEQNPVHIYSEGGLYTVSLTVSDGTITDTRTRVDYIEVIAVGTGNILSSLNSLDQNYPNPFNPVTEISFQIADGDTGELTIYNSNGQLLQSKSFDSGTHQFEWNAESQSSGIYLYQLKTGSFSETRKMILLK
- a CDS encoding MFS transporter — translated: MKMNRNIFGWIMYDFANSSFTTIIVTVIYSVFFKEVVVNQGELGTAMWGRAVSISMLLVAVSAPIFGAVADFSRAKKRFLFFNCYLTVIFTALLYFVRAGDIFTGMLFFIIANFGFNSGNVFYNALLPDVTNRENMGKVSGWGWAVGYIGGMISLLIVLPLVHNKWTPLVFPTVAAFFGIFAIPTFILLKEIRKPSKRTNYFKTAFKRIHRSLKSLRNFRELLKFIISYLIYNDGIIIVISFAAIYGSTRFDMSSKQLINYFIIANITSMIGAFTFGYVLDKIGAKKTITITLLIWIAVVIWAFLCKSINEFYLVGILAGIAIGSSQSSSRSMLALLTPKDKMAEFFGFYSVTGRIASILGPLVYGEISRITGDQRWAILSVLFFFIFGAIILQTVNEKKGQTAALSWQIEE
- a CDS encoding nuclear transport factor 2 family protein, whose translation is MKKILPIILISFAIALGFIACDNQPEDIDGEVLVKEVWNAMKTGNIDYLDNVLDPAFQSIHADGTRNKADEIELVKGLNMGDFELTDFVITKNVNTMNVAYFVHVKETIEGETYDKKSARLSVFSRTPEGWKWISHANLLPMKHK
- a CDS encoding aspartate 1-decarboxylase; this translates as MLRTMLLSKIHRAHVTMRDLNYVGSITIDKNLLDASGMKPNEKVEVYNISNGNRFATYILEGEAGSGVIGVNGAAARLVSLDDKVIIVNFGQLNEEEMKNHKAKILIIEDDLNQKFITLEK
- a CDS encoding TetR/AcrR family transcriptional regulator, yielding MIRKQSEKVVEKKNRKRQSIIDAAIETFAIKGFHKTKISDIARKAGVADGTVYLYFNNKDDLLIRSFDELIAGKLEELKSLFQEEDSYVARLTKFFDYHVKLFTEKPHIARFMSIELRQSTEFYQKFPEYQPIKRYLKFLQEII
- the panC gene encoding pantoate--beta-alanine ligase — encoded protein: MSKKPVVIRSIAEMRNARQSSTGKVGFVPTMGYLHEGHLSLVKAAKQKSNIVVVSIYVNPTQFGPNEDLGSYPRDFDKDISLLTELAVDYVFFPTNEMMYPKSYKSWVIVDDLTEVLCGKSRKNHFRGVTTIVTKLMNIIDPDFMFMGEKDFQQLKVLQQMGSDLNFRTEIIGCPLIRENDGLAMSSRNKYLNTEQRKRALCLYKSLLLARKMFKDGICDVDNIAAEMRNLIENNDGRIDYIEVIDPNTLQSQQKAEKNSRIVLAVFIGNTRLIDNMNISD
- a CDS encoding DUF2851 family protein, with protein sequence MHLTERFLYHIWDAQHIVEELTTISHKKMKILFPGRWNTDSGPDFKDAIIEIDGEVMRGDVEIELETYNWKVHEHHENPAFNSVILQVVYEHNGQYKFNFNEDGTQFEILELKDFLNQDINKLTKKYLGKNKQTISKSCRLINNMNQEKFRSFLIELGNERFYKKIKRFTAEHYFADFEQLLYQGLLESLGYSKNKYQMIQLAMKIPYKKIKQLYTDGMKKDHLIALYLCSSDLINHLPSTFPLELKNKWIDLFHEMKLNPDQIPINWKLFRIRPVNHPAIRILQVVEILYRSLETSIFKEVLKLFSFSIANFKLSELKKKNYNYFQTTPDFLPEKYKLGKTRIDTIVVNIILPLIIVYAKEKSYADLEQNILKVYQKYPGLPKNYITNFMENFLPDPYKKIVNRKAINQQGIIKLYFDQCKYHDCEECS
- a CDS encoding NAD(P)/FAD-dependent oxidoreductase — protein: MEKVDILIIGGGVVGLAVANSLAEEYEDVVLVEQEETYGRHTSSRNSEVLHSGIYYPQNSKKAIHCVQGLEMIYDFAKQHNIPFDNCGKLVVATTEEEIPELEKLKANGEKNGVKDLKIISQKECYELEPDIKAKAALHVPSTGIIDTHKLMQRLESEAEKKGAFIVYDMEVITIDTLDEGYLVNFENGEAFEANTIINCAGLFSDEIADMVGINIRRQKLELHWCKGEYFKSSNLKGIKHLIYPLPDPRGISLGIHLTINLMGEVRFGPSAYYVDELDYMMDDTHKDDFIKAIQRYIDIDPETLHPDDAGIRPKLQAENDDFRDFYIEDESEKGYPNFINCIGIESPGLTASMSIAQEIKELIDNRIIY